A single window of Nicotiana sylvestris chromosome 5, ASM39365v2, whole genome shotgun sequence DNA harbors:
- the LOC138869619 gene encoding uncharacterized protein, protein MAVCGLGLDEYSRIQSCTTAKEIWDTLQVAHEGTPQVKGSRGILLYSQYENFTMKEGETIQEMYTRFTTLTNELKSLGRVILEEDKVEKILTRVLAVTWESKIIAIQESKNIATLKLDKLIGNLTAYELRRQTMKMDAPKKERGLAFRITKGTDLEEDEMTTITKDFKKYPMRGNGPSRCGSYRKPRVPEKQTNEGCYKCGKTNHHIKNNPQCEIEWKKERSERRNRKKERAE, encoded by the coding sequence atggctgtgtgtggacttggtctagacgagtacagtagaattcaaagttgtaccactgctaaggaaatctgggacactttgcaagtggctcatgaaggaacacctcaagtgaagggGTCCAGAGGAATACTACTATATTcgcaatatgagaatttcaccatgaaggaaggggaaaccatccaggagatgtatacaaggttcaccacactgacaaatgaacttaagtctcttggaagggttattcttgaagaagacaaggttgagaaaattctGACAAGGGTTTTGGCTgttacttgggaaagcaaaatcattgctattcaggaatcaaagaacattgccactcttaagttggataagctaattggaaatctcactgcctatgaacttagaaggcaaaccatgaagatggatgcacccaagaaggaaaggggCCTAGCATTCAGAATCACTAAAGGTACTgatctagaggaggatgaaatgaCCACGATCACAAAGGATTTCAAGAAGTATCCAATGAGAGGAAATGGTCCTTCAAGATGTGGAAGCTACAGAAAACCAAGGGTTCCTGAAAAACAAACCAATGAGGGGTGTTACAAGTGTGGGAAGACTAATCATCACATCAAAAACAACCCTCAATgtgaaattgaatggaagaaggaaagatctgaacgaaggaacaggaagaaggaaagagctgaatga